A section of the Bifidobacterium sp. ESL0728 genome encodes:
- a CDS encoding LacI family DNA-binding transcriptional regulator, whose translation MTTIKEVAKKAGASVTAVSMALNHREDGHVKKELAEHIRETARKMGYRPNPLARSLRTSRTHTIGFISEEIATTPYAGEMILGAQDAASELGYMMLLVNTDGNGNEASEIAALKRYGVDGYLYAKMYDRISDIPSSLSDEHTVLIDATSTDSSVPYIVPDEVAMGYDATTYLIKSGAKRIAYVGCSENLLAEPLRMRGYEKALKNAGRPIDPELNVGIDKNEGGLKAVSELFDKKHPDAFFCFNDARTWYVYQCAAQRGLEVGRDISVVGIDNNRIIKETFEPQPTTIALPHYEMGYWGARKLISMIEGQNLGPGKSKKTVAAIPPLDAPSPVRIRCTLLERGSVVGKH comes from the coding sequence ATGACCACAATCAAAGAGGTAGCCAAGAAGGCCGGGGCGTCGGTGACCGCCGTCTCGATGGCGCTGAATCATCGCGAGGACGGGCACGTCAAGAAGGAACTTGCCGAACATATCCGCGAAACCGCCAGGAAAATGGGCTACCGACCCAATCCCCTCGCCCGCTCGCTGCGTACCAGCCGCACGCACACCATCGGTTTCATCAGCGAGGAAATCGCCACCACCCCCTACGCCGGTGAGATGATTTTGGGCGCACAGGACGCCGCCAGCGAGCTGGGTTACATGATGCTTCTGGTCAACACCGACGGCAACGGCAACGAAGCCAGTGAAATCGCCGCGCTCAAGCGATACGGCGTGGACGGCTACCTCTATGCCAAGATGTATGACAGAATTTCGGATATCCCCTCGTCGCTATCCGACGAGCACACCGTCCTCATCGACGCCACATCCACCGACAGCAGCGTTCCCTACATCGTCCCGGACGAAGTGGCCATGGGTTATGACGCCACCACTTATCTCATCAAATCCGGCGCCAAGCGCATCGCCTACGTCGGCTGCAGCGAAAACCTCCTCGCCGAACCCCTACGCATGCGCGGCTACGAAAAGGCGCTGAAAAACGCCGGCCGACCCATCGACCCCGAGCTCAACGTCGGCATCGACAAAAACGAAGGCGGCCTCAAGGCCGTCTCAGAGCTTTTCGACAAAAAGCACCCCGACGCCTTCTTCTGCTTCAACGACGCCCGCACCTGGTACGTCTACCAATGCGCCGCCCAGCGCGGCCTTGAGGTCGGCCGCGACATTTCCGTGGTCGGCATCGACAACAACCGCATCATCAAGGAAACGTTCGAGCCACAGCCGACCACCATCGCGCTGCCCCATTACGAAATGGGCTATTGGGGCGCTCGCAAGCTGATTTCGATGATCGAAGGCCAAAACTTGGGCCCGGGCAAAAGCAAGAAAACCGTCGCCGCAATCCCGCCGCTCGACGCGCCGAGCCCTGTACGCATTCGCTGCACGCTGCTCGAGCGCGGTTCGGTAGTCGGCAAGCACTGA